From a region of the Acomys russatus chromosome 4, mAcoRus1.1, whole genome shotgun sequence genome:
- the Sox18 gene encoding transcription factor SOX-18 has product MQRSPPGYGAQDDPPSRRDCAWAPGLGAAAEPRGLPVTNVSPPSPASPSSLQRSPPRSPESGRYGFSRGERQTADELRIRRPMNAFMVWAKDERKRLAQQNPDLHNAVLSKMLGKAWKELNTAEKRPFVEEAERLRVQHLRDHPNYKYRPRRKKQARKARRLEPGLLLPGLVQPSAPPEPFAAAPGSVRPFRELPTLGAEFDGLGLPTPERSPLDGLEPGEASFFPPPLAPEDCALRAFRAPYAPELARDPSFCYGAPLAEALRTAPPTAPLAGLYYGTLGTPGPYPNPLSPPPEAPPLEGTEQLEPTTDLWADVDLTEFDQYLNCSRTRPDATTLPYHVALAKLGPRAMSCPEESSLISALSDASSAVYYSACISG; this is encoded by the exons ATGCAGAGATCGCCGCCCGGCTACGGCGCACAGGACGACCCGCCCTCCCGCCGCGACTGTGCATGGGCCCCCGGACTCGGAGCCGCTGCTGAGCCGCGCGGCCTCCCTGTCACCAACGTCTCGCCACCCTCGCCTGCCTCGCCGTCCAGCCTTCAGCGGAGCCCACCGCGCAGCCCCGAGTCTGGGCGCTATGGCTTCAGCCGCGGGGAGCGCCAGACGGCCGACGAGTTGCGCATCCGGCGGCCCATGAACGCTTTCATGGTGTGGGCGAAGGACGAGCGCAAGCGACTGGCGCAGCAAAACCCGGATCTGCACAACGCAGTGCTGAGCAAGATGCTGG GCAAAGCGTGGAAGGAGCTGAACACGGCAGAGAAGCGGCCCTTCGTGGAAGAGGCCGAACGGCTGCGTGTACAGCATTTGCGCGACCATCCCAACTACAAGTACCGACCTCGCCGCAAAAAACAGGCGCGCAAGGCCCGGAGGCTGGAGCCTGGCCTCTTGCTCCCGGGCCTCGTGCAGCCGTCTGCGCCGCCTGAGCCCTTCGCTGCAGCACCAGGCTCGGTCCGCCCCTTCCGCGAGCTACCCACGCTGGGTGCGGAGTTCGATGGTTTGGGGCTACCCACTCCCGAGCGCTCGCCTCTGGACGGCCTGGAGCCTGGCGAGGCCTCCTTCTTCCCACCGCCTTTGGCGCCCGAGGACTGCGCACTGCGGGCTTTCCGGGCGCCCTATGCCCCCGAGCTGGCACGGGACCCGAGCTTCTGCTACGGGGCGCCCCTGGCTGAGGCGCTCAGGACAGCGCCGCCTACCGCGCCGCTCGCGGGCCTCTACTATGGCACCCTGGGCACTCCGGGCCCGTACCCCAACCCTCTTTCACCACCACCTGAGGCCCCACCTCTTGAGGGCACAGAGCAACTGGAGCCTACCACTGACCTTTGGGCTGATGTAGACCTCACCGAATTCGACCAGTATCTCAACTGCAGCCGGACTCGACCGGATGCCACTACACTCCCCTACCACGTGGCACTGGCCAAACTGGGTCCTCGCGCCATGTCCTGCCCGGAGGAGAGCAGCCTCATTTCTGCCCTGTCTGACGCCAGCAGCGCCGTCTACTACAGCGCCTGCATCTCAGGCTAG